The Halalkalicoccus sp. NIPERK01 region GAGGCGATCGAGCAGTTGGGCTACCTCGATCACTGCGAGGACTGCCTCCATCGCGAGCACAGTGAGGGATTGATCGCCGACCCGTGGGACGCCTGCCCGCTGTGTGGTTCGAACCGAGTGCTGACGGCGGGGCCGGTCTGGCTCGGGCCAATCCGGGACCGCGCGTTCACCGAACGAGTGGGTGACGGGATCGACGAGGGGTGGGGCAGCGCGAAGCGCGCCCGCCGGTTGGTCGACACCCTCGGGGGGGAACTCGAGTACCCGACGCACTACGACCAGCATCGCCTCTGCAAGGAGTGGGGCCGGCCCGCCGAGTCGATGGAGGAGTTTCTCGACGCGCTCCGCGAGGCGGGATTCGATGCCTCACGGGCGCACTACCACGGGACGGCGTTCAAGACGGGGGCGACGGTCGCGGAGATCCGCGACGCGGTGGTGGGGGCTTGCGAATGACATCCCCCGAGTATTTGTATCTGCCCGTCCCAATCCCGGTGTGAATCGCCGCATGGGGAGCGCCATCGGTGTCGGCCGCGACGTCGTCGCGGAGGTGCAGGAGAACGAAGCGACGTTCCTGGCGGCGAGTATCGCGTACTACGCGTTCGTTTCGCTCATCCCGCTGTTGCTGTTCAGCTTCGTCGCCGTGAGCGCGATCGGCGGGCAGGAACTCGCCAACCAGATCGTCGGCCGGACGAGCGACTTCCTCGCCCCCGCGGGTCAGGAGGCGATCGAGGGGGCGATCACCGGCGAGGCCGGCCGCGGCGGGGCGACGCTCGCCGGCTCGGTCGTCCTGCTGTGGAGCGCGCTGAAGCTCTTTCGGGGCCTCGATACGGCCTTCTCGATCGTCTACGACTCGGGGCTCGACAAGTCGATCGTCGCCCAGATCGTCAACGCGCTGATCGTCTTCCTCTCGATCCTGCTGGCGGTGGTGGGGATGCTCGTCCTCGGGACCCTCTTCGCGCTCCTCCCCGCGATCCCCTTCGTCGGCTACGTCACCCCGTTGTTCGTCCTCGTCGCCCTCTCGGTCGTCTTCCTCCCGATGTACTACTTCATGCCCGACGTCGACGAACTGACGATCCGCGACGCGATCCCGGGTGCCGTCCTCGCCGGTACGGGCTGGGCGGCGCTGCACTCGCTGTTCGGGCTGTACGCCTCGAACGCCGGCCAGTACGAGGCCTACGGCGTGGTCGGCGGGATCCTGCTGTTGCTCACGTGGCTCTACATCGGCGGCGTTCTCATCATCCTCGGTGCGGTACTCAACTCAGTACTCATGACCCGCGACAACGACACGGACGACGGAGGCGAAGAGACAGGCGAAACCACCGGGCCGCTGTCGGGCGAGCGCTCGGAGACGGAGGAGGCGCGTGCGGCGAGCGACTCCCCCCGAGAACCCAGCCCCGACATCGGGGCGGACGCCGAGGAGGCGACCGACTCGACGCGGACGGCCCACGACGAGGCCGGAACCGGAAAACGCGGGCCCGCACCCGACGTCGTCGGCCTCCAGGACGAGATCCGTTCCCTGAGAACGGACCTCGACAGCTTTCGGGCCGACGTCGAGGACCGCACCGTCGACAAGGACGCGGTCGAATCCGACCTGAAGAAGTACGTCAGAAAGCGGATCCGTCGGGGTCACGCCACCGGCTGGGGGCCGTATCTCGTCCTGCTGTACGGGACCGCGATGACCATCGGGGCCTTCATCTTCCTCACCGGCGGGTGGGCCATCGCCGCCATGCTCGTCCTCTGGCTCTCGACGCTCGGGTTGTACGTGCTGATGGTGCTGGTCGGCACCGGACTCGGCGTGCTCGGCTTCCCCGGCCGGGTCAACGACGCCATCCGCAACTGGCGCGGGGACTGAGAAAAGACGTGCTGAGACGGTCTAGAACTTCTCGAGGTACTTCTCGATCTCCCAACTGCTGACGTGGGTTCGGTAGTCGGCGTAGTCGGCGCGTTTGGCCTCGATGAACTTCCCGGTGACGTGCTCGCCGAGCGCGTCGGTGACGACCTCGTCGGCTTCGAGCGCGTCGACCGCGGCCTCGAGGTCCGGCGGCAGCGTCGTGATGCCGTACTCCTCGCGTTTGGCGTCGTCGAACTCGTAGATGTCTTCCCTCACTGGGGAGCCGGGGTCCGCGTTGGTCTCGATGCCGTGGAGGCCCGAACCGATGATCGCCGCGAGCGCCAGGTAGGGGTTACACGACGGGTCGGGGTTGCGGACTTCGAAGCGCGAACTCGCGCCCGCGGCGTCGGGCACGCGGATGAGCGCAGAGCGGTTGACGTCCGACCACGCGATGTAGACGGGGGCCTCGTAGCCGGGGACGAGGCGCTTGTAGGAGTTCACCGTCGGGTTGGTGACCGCGGCGAACGCCTCCGCGTGGTTCAGGATGCCGCCCATGAACTGGTAGGCGACCTCCGAGAGGTTGAACTCGTCGTCGTCGTCGGCGAAGGCGTTGCCGTCCTCGTCGAACAGCGAGATATGGGTGTGCATCCCCGAGCCGTTGATCTCGGCGATCGGCTTGGGCATGAACGTCGCGTGCAGGTCGTTCTGTGCGGCGACCGCACGGACCACGGTGCAGAACGTGGCGATGTTGTCCGCCGCCGCGAGCGCGTCCTCGTACTTGAAGTTGATCTCGTGTTGGCCCTCCGCGACCTCGTGGTGGCTGGCTTCGATCTCGAAGCCCATCTCCTCCAGCGCGAAGATGATGTCCCGGCGCACGTCGCTCGCGAGGTCCTTCGGCGCGAGGTCGAAGTACCCGCCCGAGTCGTGGGGCACCGTCGTCGCGTTGCCCTCCTCGTCGGTCTTGAAGAGGAAGAACTCGGGTTCGGGGCCGATCGAGACGGTGTAGCCCATGTCGTTCGCCCTGTCGAGGACGCGCTTGAGGACCTGACGCGGGCCGCCCGCAAAGCGGGTGCCGTCGGTGTTGACGACGTCACAGATCAGGCGCGCGCTGGCGTAGTCGTCGTCGCCGTTCGACCGCCACGGGAGGACCTCGAACGTCGCCGGGTCGGGTTCGAGGCGCATGTCCGACTCCTGGATCCGGACGAATCCCTCGATCGAGGAGCCGTCGAACCAGATCCCCTCGTCGAAGGCCTTCTCGGCCTGGCTCGCGGGGATCGCGACGTTCTTGACCGTGCCGGTGATGTCCGTGAACTGCAGGCGGAGGAACTTGACGTCCTCCTCGTCGATGCGCTCGAGCACCGATTGTTCTTCAGATGTAATGTTTCCGTTTGCCATCGTTCTCGTCACTCTCCCTGAACACAGTTGCCACCAAAACACTATCGCTCTGCGCAAGTATTCCGTTTCGGAAATAGAACTGGATATTCGTAAACTTCTAATGCGTGGGGTGGGTGTGTGAGTACGATGACGTACGAAAATCTAGACTCGAAGTTGGTGAACGCGCTGCTGGACGACGGCCGGGCGAGCCTGCGGAGCCTCGCGGAGGACCTCGACGTCTCGGTGACGACCATCTCCAATCACCTCTCGGACCTCGAGGAGGAGGGCGCGATCACCGGCTACACCCCGAAGATCGACTACGGGATGCTCGGCTACGACGTCACCGCGATCCTCCAACTCAAGGTCGAGGGCAACGCGCTGCCGGACGTGACCGACCGCCTCGAGGAGTCCGACCGGATGATCAGCGTCTACGAGGTCACCGGCGATCACGACATCATCGCGATCGCGAAGTTCGAGGACACCGACGCGATGAACGACGGGATCAAGTCCCTCCTGGTCGACCCCGACATCCGCGAATCGAACACCAGCGTCGTGCTGAACGCCCCCGTCGAGAACCGCCAGTTCCCCCTCGACATCGAGGAGTAGAACCGATTTCCGCCGGAACGTTGCGTTTCGCAACCGGCCCCCCACCTACATGTCCGTCCGGTTCCTTCGCCCGAACCATGAGAGGACTGGCGTTCCAGGCGGGGATCACCGCGCTGTTGTTCGCGTGCGCGGGACTGCTCGCTCTGCTCGCGCTGTCGCCGCCGCTTCCGTTCTCCGAGTGTGTCCCGGTCGTCGAGGTCGATCGACCGGCGGGCGGGCCGGCGCTGTACGGACTCGACGGAACCGAACTCCGCTATACACCCGATGGCGGTCTCGAGTGTTCGACCCACGTCGCCGTCCCGGGACTCCCGTTCTCGCTTCTGGCGCTCGGCGGCGTGCTGGTGGCCGTCTCGCTGGTCGGGCGGAACTGATTACCGGATCGGTTCCAGAACGGCCACGACGGATATATCGGACGAGCGGTACGTCAGCGTATGATCGGCGTGATCTTCTGGGGGCTGATCGGGTTCGTGCTGCTGGCCAGTGCGGTCTACGTCGGCGTACTGCGGGCGCTCGACGTCTATTTCGGCGAGAACGAGGACAGCCTGTTTCTGAGTGACGAGCCGCGCCGCTGATCGATCGGAAACGGGAAGAAGTCGGTTCTTGGTCGTTCCGGTCGTCGATGGTGGAGTGGGCGTCGGGCCTACCTCACATCGCGCCGCCCATGCCGCCCATGCCGCCCATGCCACCCATGCCGCCGCCCATGCCGCCCATACCGCCGCCCGGGGGCATCTCGTCGTCGCCGCCGTCGTCGCCGTCGACCTTCCCGCCGGAGAGGTCGCCCGCGGCGATGACGTCGTCGATACGCAGGATCATCACGGCCGCCTCGGTGGCGGACTCGATGGCCTGCGTCTTGACTCGGAGGGGCTCGACGACGCCCTCGGCTTCCATGTCGATGACGTCACCGGTGTAGGCGTCCAGCCCCGCGGCGGTCGCGCCGCCGTCGTGCTGGCTGCGCAGTTCGACCAGCGAGTCGATGCTGTCGAGACCGGCGTTCTCCGCGAGCGTGCGCGGGTTGACCTCGAGGGCCTCCGAGAAGGCCTCGACCGCGAGCTGTTCGCGCCCGCCGACGCTGTCGGCGAAGTCACGGAGCTGGAGTGCGAGTTCGACCTCGGGCGCGCCGCCGCCGGGCAGGACCTTGCCGTCCTCGAGGGTGACGCGCACGACGCCGAGGGAGTCCTCGATGGCGCGCTCGACCTCGTCGACGACGTGCTCGGTGCCGCCCCGCAGGATCAGCGTGACGGATTTCGCCTCCTCGACGTCCTCGACGAAGATGCGCTGGTCGCCGGCGATGTCCTTCTGGGCGACCGAGCCGGCGAAGCCCAGATCGTCCTCCTCGAGGTCGTCGACGCTCGAGACGACGTGGCCGCCCGTCGCACGGGCGAGCCGCGAGAGGTCCGAGTCCTTCGCGCGGCGCACCGCGATGATGCCCTCCTGTGCGAGGAAGTGCTGGGCCATATCGTCGATGCCGCTGCCGACGAAGACGACGTCCGCGCCGACGTCCTTGATGTGCTGGACCATCTCCTCAAGCTGGGATTCCTCCTGGTCGAGGAACTGCTGGAGCTGGTCGGGATCGGTGACGTTGACCTCGGCGTCGATCTCGGTCTCCTTGACCTCGAGCGCGCCGTCGAGCAGCGCGATCTTCGCGTCCTCGGCGAAGTAGGGCATGTTGTCGTGGACGCGCTCCTTGTCGACGATGACGCCCTCGATGAGTTCGGACTCCGTGGTCGCGCCGCCGACGACCTTCTCGATCTTGACGTTCTCGGTGTCGATGCCCTCGTCG contains the following coding sequences:
- a CDS encoding YihY/virulence factor BrkB family protein yields the protein MNRRMGSAIGVGRDVVAEVQENEATFLAASIAYYAFVSLIPLLLFSFVAVSAIGGQELANQIVGRTSDFLAPAGQEAIEGAITGEAGRGGATLAGSVVLLWSALKLFRGLDTAFSIVYDSGLDKSIVAQIVNALIVFLSILLAVVGMLVLGTLFALLPAIPFVGYVTPLFVLVALSVVFLPMYYFMPDVDELTIRDAIPGAVLAGTGWAALHSLFGLYASNAGQYEAYGVVGGILLLLTWLYIGGVLIILGAVLNSVLMTRDNDTDDGGEETGETTGPLSGERSETEEARAASDSPREPSPDIGADAEEATDSTRTAHDEAGTGKRGPAPDVVGLQDEIRSLRTDLDSFRADVEDRTVDKDAVESDLKKYVRKRIRRGHATGWGPYLVLLYGTAMTIGAFIFLTGGWAIAAMLVLWLSTLGLYVLMVLVGTGLGVLGFPGRVNDAIRNWRGD
- the glnA gene encoding type I glutamate--ammonia ligase, whose amino-acid sequence is MANGNITSEEQSVLERIDEEDVKFLRLQFTDITGTVKNVAIPASQAEKAFDEGIWFDGSSIEGFVRIQESDMRLEPDPATFEVLPWRSNGDDDYASARLICDVVNTDGTRFAGGPRQVLKRVLDRANDMGYTVSIGPEPEFFLFKTDEEGNATTVPHDSGGYFDLAPKDLASDVRRDIIFALEEMGFEIEASHHEVAEGQHEINFKYEDALAAADNIATFCTVVRAVAAQNDLHATFMPKPIAEINGSGMHTHISLFDEDGNAFADDDDEFNLSEVAYQFMGGILNHAEAFAAVTNPTVNSYKRLVPGYEAPVYIAWSDVNRSALIRVPDAAGASSRFEVRNPDPSCNPYLALAAIIGSGLHGIETNADPGSPVREDIYEFDDAKREEYGITTLPPDLEAAVDALEADEVVTDALGEHVTGKFIEAKRADYADYRTHVSSWEIEKYLEKF
- the lrp gene encoding HTH-type transcriptional regulator Lrp, with amino-acid sequence MTYENLDSKLVNALLDDGRASLRSLAEDLDVSVTTISNHLSDLEEEGAITGYTPKIDYGMLGYDVTAILQLKVEGNALPDVTDRLEESDRMISVYEVTGDHDIIAIAKFEDTDAMNDGIKSLLVDPDIRESNTSVVLNAPVENRQFPLDIEE
- the thsA gene encoding thermosome subunit alpha — protein: MGNQPLIVLSDDSQRTSGRDAQSMNITAGKAVAEAVRTTLGPKGMDKMLVDSSGGVVVTNDGVTILKEMDIEHPAANMIVEVAQTQEEEVADGTTSAVVVAGELLKQAEDLLEQDIHATTLAQGYRQAAEKAKEVLEEIAIDVDESDTEILTQIAATAMTGKGAENARDVLAELVVDAVQSVADDEGIDTENVKIEKVVGGATTESELIEGVIVDKERVHDNMPYFAEDAKIALLDGALEVKETEIDAEVNVTDPDQLQQFLDQEESQLEEMVQHIKDVGADVVFVGSGIDDMAQHFLAQEGIIAVRRAKDSDLSRLARATGGHVVSSVDDLEEDDLGFAGSVAQKDIAGDQRIFVEDVEEAKSVTLILRGGTEHVVDEVERAIEDSLGVVRVTLEDGKVLPGGGAPEVELALQLRDFADSVGGREQLAVEAFSEALEVNPRTLAENAGLDSIDSLVELRSQHDGGATAAGLDAYTGDVIDMEAEGVVEPLRVKTQAIESATEAAVMILRIDDVIAAGDLSGGKVDGDDGGDDEMPPGGGMGGMGGGMGGMGGMGGMGGAM